From the Bombus huntii isolate Logan2020A chromosome 4, iyBomHunt1.1, whole genome shotgun sequence genome, the window GCAAATCAACGAGTGAGGCCTTTCTAAAGAGGTTGGAATGCAACGCGCTCGAAAGTCCTGGAAAGGCCTGTCCTGCGATTGCAACAGATGCAATGGCGGCGGTCACACCACCACGAGGAAAGTCCTTCGTGATCGCGAttgcaatttatttttgatGTTGCCTGACAATCAGCCGCCCATAGAAAATATATCAACGACAGCAAGCTTTCGATTATTTCGATGAGAAAATTATCCGCCCAATGAGACGATGCCGCGAGTGATTCTGCGAGTGTTGATCGACGAAGGAAACACGtccctttctttttcatttacttAGCTACACTACTTCCTCATTTTATACCTAGTTACACTATTTCTTTTCgattttgttttctttagcaCTTATGTGGGCTATCATTATTGAGTCATTCAAGATCATAATAATTTAGAGttagattatttaatttttaatttagttttattttattattaacctATATCACGGGAATATACAGTACAAAGTAACATTAAATGACCtaagattttattaatcttagataaattattatagtCATCTACATATAACCCAATGATACTATCTGAGagttaaataaaagaattaagtCATATCTTTATGCGATAAAAATAGTAAGTGTCATGAAAATTGATTAGCTATTATGGTACACGTTATCTACTGGGCCCTCTTGTACACAATTGAACTAATATTTTTGGtaaaattttgcaaattttaaaCAAGATATACGTACGTTGTTACTATATATAGActtttatatctataaattcctattcgtaattaaaagaattaaaaagatataatctagacggaaaattattttatttactaattATAGAGTGCTATACCTTTCCTTGTCAACAATTTCTGTTCcagaatatttacaaataaaataggTACAAAATTTCGCAACTGCAAAATACTGTCAGTTTATTCGCCTTGTGCCGTTAGGAATTAACATTTCCTAGAGAATCCTTGCGAAGTTTTCATTAATTGCGCTTGGAACTTGCTACAAGTAAAATACCGTTATCTTATCGTTACATAAGTAATCGTAATGCTGTTTCGAATTTGCATCAATGAGAAATGAACGAGCTTGTCGAATATGAGAAACGTTTTTACAATCGTTTGTAACGAGACCTCTCTATATTATTAGTATTTGATAGTACCATTATGTAGAGGTCAAGCACGATAGATAAAAAGCTGTATTTACAATACATattcacatatatatgtgtataagTTACTTCTTCCTACGTGAATATATCTTAGAAGATAAGCCgatgaaaaacaaaaaagaattgATTCGATAAACGTTAAACCCCTCGAACGATATTGTTTGAAGACATACTTTAACGTATGTAAACGAACCTATGTACGTTCCCATATTATTCCTCTATTCTTTTTAAgcttgaattattttttatttatttagcaaatattaatttaatagaaatagCTATTGTTCacaataattataaacaaataatattcttttaatttgtATACATTTTGATTGTTTTGATTGAGTTAGTGTAgtcattttaattataatagaaacagaaattttattaattctacGTAAATTAgacattatttttaattacgttCTTCATGTAACAAGGATGTGATAACATAGCCAACATGCAATTTTTGATAATGAAAGGTACTGTTAACTGATGAATTTTAAATCcatttgaaaataaagaaatgaaTTCACGTATGAAGTTCAGTGTTACAATGTCACAGTGTGATAGCGTCACATTTTCTTACATATCGGCATAAGTGGTATATAAGATGAAACATCTAAATACAAAGAttctattaaaatgataaatatgaTTATCAGAAAATTATTGTAAGTTCGCAACAATGCTTCTGCATTAGTATcattgttacgaccgttcgcggagagacgcggtcgcgaggaaaacgcgtcagcgagaggcgtcaattctcgctacgattcggttagtcgacgccgcgaaatagtcgttcccctgtttcggttaagataacagaggtggttgaatgaatatgacacagtatagtaagttatatatCACCATTTATTctaacaacttataacgaagacagttacgctggtgcgtatgtacgagatgagtgagtgacCGATCTACGGCTGTGTATACCCGGttaaaggatgttgaccgttcgaaggatgtaaaatcagtccgttcggagacgatgctgtggcgaaggaaagctaaggatgggtgtgtctagcgcacggggccatcggatttgttggtgacgattttagttaagagagtgagggaaataggcttcgttgttaattggttaaacgaagggtcttaaccgccctcgagagaaagtggttagtgggaggaaagttgcatcatacgtgagaaaaactaactttcccttgtcaagctgTAGTAGACAatggtctttagaaatgcttcggaaacagacgtttgtttggtttgaaggacctcgactaggaaattcctgagatttatggaaggtacttgagactattgagggtacgcagtgagtatccgaagacatctggttgccatcttgcccgcggtgtgtgacctgggctaggtagagtgttacgcgacgtaacaatcATCTTCAAAGATGTTGGtgaattgaaaataattgtgaaaaatttacgatctaaaacatgtatattataaaagtatactgaattatatttaaacccaattaaaaatataaaattattgcttaaaattaaacatttataaaaacaaGACATTTTCATCTAATAATGCCGCAAAGTCGTAAGAAGTAGTGACACAAAAATGACGAAATGTCATACATCATTAAAAGATATCGAGTGTTAAAACGCCAAAAGTTCCTTATTAAAAGTAATGGTTTAGTAGTAAAAATTTTTCCGAGTATTTCGCGAGACGGATAAAATGATTTCACGTATTATAGACCAATGGAGGCAGAGCTGTGAATTCGGTAATTTTTAACTGGGCGCATCTGGAGGACAACCTTCGAATATCCCTCTCTCTTGTTTCATGTACAATACGTTCCCTACGTTACAATTAAGGCCTATTTGTGAACAAATTTATCTGGCAACAGACCAACCGATTGTGCCTACTGTTGGTACGCGGACTTACAAGAGTCGTTGTAACATGTTTGTTAAAGACATTAACTGACACGAATTTGCTGTGCAAATGACTCTAATTAGGATAGCGTAGCGCAGCGGTTAAGTGTGAGTCCGTTTGTGTATACGTTGTGTATGTATGTTCTCACGCAATATCGTTTACAGAAGTAATGCTATGATCTTCACTGTGGAACAGTCGAAGAAAATTAGCGTAGATGTGGTTACAATGAAAAGAAATGTTGCGGGCAAGTTTTCTGTTTTCACCGCAAATAGTAATTGTTATCGTTACCTCACAAATCTCAGGTAGAGCgcaaacttcttttcttttccttcctttctgtAATGAACCAGTTGCCTATTCTCACTTTGCCACAATAATATACTCAAGGCGATATTAATCATCCTAAACGATTTATTTCTTGGGTGACTCGCGTTAGTCTCTCTGCCGACGATCACGATTTCGCTGCGATCACGTTGGAAAATGTTACAGTTGGCGTGACTCTGTCTTCAGTTACGATTGTACGTTCTGTATTCCTGTGCCGCGAGGCTAAATTTAAAGGCCAACTGTGCCTAAAAAGATTTGTGTGTGGTACCGTGACTGTGATTGAATTACCAGATATATTTTCGTTTCGTCGAGTAATAAAAGAAGATTAGTATTGTCATTAATAATATCAGGCAGTACCGGTGCTATTgaactttttgaaattttctgaTTTTCCCACATGGTGACATGGCTCAAGAATGGTCTCTTTCTGAAATATTATTCTTCGACAGCCTGTATCGGGATTCTCATCAACTTTTTGCAAAACTGTTTTTTCTAAGTCAAAAGTGGAAACTGTTTTCGATTCTCCAAAGTGTTGAAAATTGCCCTTTATCATttcagaaatttttaattaatctagGGAACTGAACACATTACTGGTTAGATGTCTGTAATCCAGAAAACCTTCTTTATATAATAAGGTCTCCAATGTTTGCAGTCATGTTTATTAGGACCTTTTCGCCCGCTTTGATGAATAGTATATGAAGTTTGGCATCAACTTTTTGAAACATCCTAtggaaaatgtttaaaatatagCACTTGTTACAACATTTGATTCTATTgtttgaatgaaaattaaaaaaaaattactattcataaaaatatggatTTGCATATAAatgaagaataaaagaaagaaacaagcAGAGTTCATTTTTCTTgacttttcattttatagCAGAATTATCAAATCACAATGATTATAATGTTCAAAATTTTTTCCATAAGATAGCATTAAAGATGTAATGTACTGGTTAAAAACAGGGAATGTCCACTTCGTACTGGAACAAAACACAGaaataattactataaaataattaatgttttattgaTCATTCTTTTTTAGAATATCTAAGTaaggtataaattttatgttattGCTACTACAatcattttttcaataaagCTATTTTGTAACATTCcttatttttctctcttccctTTCAAATATGTTCACTCTACCGACAAATCAATAAACAGAATTGAACGATCAAAATGTACTTGTTTGTTACCTGTTTCAGGGTACGAATGGTCCTAGACCGGCGTATGTGGGTGCTAATAATGGTAATGCCGGTGGCGCCGGGGGtggcggtggtggtggtggaggcggcggcggcggcgctACGGGCGGTGGCATCGGTGTTGGTCCGGCGAGCGGTGGCGGCGGTGGAGGTGGaggtggcggtggcggcggcggTGGTGGAGGCGGGCATGGATTGAAGGGGAACACCGGCGGCGGACCACGAGGTGGGAACCCCGTGCAGTATCGCGCGAGCAGTGCAGCGGCTTGGGGCGCAGCGCCGCCCTCTCATGCGGCTGCGGCTGCGGCTGCGGCGGCGGCTGCCTATCCACCGTACACGCGGTATCCAAGCGCAGCGGCTGCAGCTGCGGCGGGCCAGATGCCTGTCGGAGCACAGCAACTACCGCCTACGGCGAATCCTTACGCCACCGCCACCTACGCACAGCACGCGTCGGTAAGTCCTCTCCTTTCATTCCTCATCAGCTAGAGCTTTATACCATTCGGAACTCATGCCGTTTTCCTGTAACGAACTGTTTTCGATTTGAACATGGACGGATTCTTTGATTCTCTCGATTGGCATATGGACAAATAGGTTGTTACTTTAAGACTTTAAACATTGTACGTCAAATTGATTGTTGTTTATTCGGATACAAGTGTGATTTATTAGCTGGAATGTTTAGCCTCTTTATACATATGAACTTAAAGAATGATTGATGCTTTTATCTAGAATGCAATGGTGAATTTTAAACTTGAGTTTAACAGATGGAGTTTTGAATTATTTGTGAGTAAGGTTAATCGTTTTATGAAGAGAGGGTGACGTTCGTAGTCGGCTTACGTGCAGTTTGATGGTTAGAAAATGGTTGGGTAGTGCAACAAGGTAACCTATAAAGTATGCGCGGAGTGTCGTGTGATAATTGTAGATCTTCCCTTTTTTTGTgtaaactatttaatttaGGTATCTGTGATATTGTAAAATGAATATATGCGTAGGCAGGAGAAAAGACCATTTTGCGCAGCGAAAGGGTTAACCCTTTCTCAAACCGGGTGGGGCCGTGACAACTCAGCACAGTTCTCGTGGAAACGATGTGCGATTTCTTCTCTCATTTGTTTTTCCAATCTTTCATTAACATTTATTCTTTTCTGAACTCACAATGTGTCTCTTCAATTGATTGTTCAAAAAATGTATGTACTTCGCATAGAATGATACATAGatcttcgtttctcttttattgTAGTAGTGGTATTATGTTTTACCGGCATAATTATAAAGGACAAGttgaaagtaaaagaaaagcTTTATTCTCTGGCAGTATGTAGATAGAGGgcgtgataaaataaaaaattatcacGTGTTATATCATGATACTTTTAATCTTTTCTCGTACCGGGTGGGGCTAgtatacttttataatttttgatTACCACGTTCGATACCTTTTTTCATCAAGTTCAAATATTAGatgttttttttctaacaGAATAGTATTTAATTTGAATCATATTTCGTTATtgcgtatttatttattgcttgaatatttttaaattgatattttgtattaagttctattgtttaaaaaatactaattgttaatataattaaaaggtTTTAATGTATCTAGTCccaaaaacattttttataaaattttttctaaaataataaaatatgcatgttgtactattttgtttatatatttattatgttaataatgatttttaattgtttttaattgtatattttaactGTATTACAGTATGGTGGACAACGGGTACCTACAGCTTCCTCTCCAGCTAACACTAATAGTAGTTCCAGCAGTGCTACCGGCAGTCGAAGTGGGACAATGAGCACAAGTCTTAGCAATAATGCTATACAAGGACAACAGGCAGAACAGCTATCAAAAACAAATTTGTATATTCGTGGCCTCAATCAAAATACAACTGACAAGGACCTCGTAAACATGTGTTCTCAGTAAGTCATTCGTGCAATTAGTATTTTCTGTTAATATCTGATTGGTAGTATGTTATTATTTGAATTGATTGTCAATATAACTCTAACTTTTAGTAGAACTAACAgacattgaattttatttatagtgCGGGAGTGTGTTATTTCTAATACATTGTGTTTTTGCAGATATGGAACTATTACATCTACAAAGGCCATTTTggataaaaatacgaataagTGTAAAGGTAATTAACTTTTCTATTATATCTttgtttttatcatttattttttattaactaTGAATTCAACGTTACTACTAACTGGTTTTGCTAATTGATATTGCAATTGTTGTGTTACAGGTTACGGATTTGTAGACTTTGAGTCACCAGTGGCGGCAGAGGGTGCTGTGAAAGCACTGGTTGCCAAGGGCATCCAAGCGCAGATGGCGAAAGTGGGTATCTGGTTGCTCCCTAGACTGCCCAGTGTACGTTGGTTGTGCATGCAAGTACAGTAATACCAGAGTAACAGTAaactccttttctttcttttcttttcttttctttcttttcttttctttctttctttttcccctCTTTTTCTATTcccttttatcttttttctctttttatttcctatttCTGCCTTTCTACTTTTCAGTCTATCCTATTCTAAAATCCATCTGTAGTCCTCTTACATTTGATCATTATTACAACCCTTACGCTCTCCCATTGATATATCAACTATTAAATGCcattaatttgaaaaagatttttattccTGTACTGCTAtgataaatatgtatacagtACAGTACTTTCATGCATTATTTATCATATAATGTTGGATAAAAAAGTACTGAAATTCTGATCACAATAGATATCATGGTTGTCTTTCAGTGATCAAAGttttccaatgaaatgatttTTAAAGTTAGATTCAACAATTTATTTGCaatatttgtttgctaataGCAGTATTTGACTACAGTCATAATATAtaagttattattatttattttattaactataaaaaattaatcaaattgtTATGATAAATAGTAGATGTCAATATATGTGTCAATGtatattgttctttttaattttatgtttaaattccagaaaaattgttatcaataaatattttataactaaTAATGAAGTTCTTTAAAATGCTGTTAAATTATTCACTTTTGTTATAATAGTTGAAAGACAAACATGGCATCATCGTCTTGGCATCATTGCTCTGCTCTCAGCCCCTCTAGAAATGCATAGAGTTTGTATCTTGACAAGACTGTTTAGTATCTTATAATCGTTGCGTCTTGTAGAAAAAGTATTTTTAGTATAGAGATGTCAGATTAAAAGAAAGTGACAGGTTTTATGGaagatataacaaaaattagaACTATTTAAATTTACTGACAAGTGAGAAGggatttcaaataaatttataaactttcaCATGCTTAAGATTTATCTTTTaacaacagaaaaatattgcTGCTAGAGGGGTGGTATTATgcacaaattatatt encodes:
- the LOC126864773 gene encoding protein alan shepard isoform X2, translated to MSVRMENVAAPRKLNYKMMGTNGPRPAYVGANNGNAGGAGGGGGGGGGGGGGATGGGIGVGPASGGGGGGGGGGGGGGGGGGHGLKGNTGGGPRGGNPVQYRASSAAAWGAAPPSHAAAAAAAAAAAYPPYTRYPSAAAAAAAGQMPVGAQQLPPTANPYATATYAQHASYGGQRVPTASSPANTNSSSSSATGSRSGTMSTSLSNNAIQGQQAEQLSKTNLYIRGLNQNTTDKDLVNMCSQYGTITSTKAILDKNTNKCKGYGFVDFESPVAAEGAVKALVAKGIQAQMAKVGIWLLPRLPSVRWLCMQQQEQDPTNLYIANLPLSFKENDVEGLLAQYGQVISTRILRDTAGQSKGVGFARMESKEKCEQIIQMFNGKALQGAKDPLLVKFADGGNKKKSLYKSTIWRETGENITLNYDTSGVGQNGVATTHMLPAATLTQYSRHYGQALPGYSVPGTPWVTPYLVQTAPPHMQQMMPSADPSNPQYSMIPQLTTQMSTLHLGTGSYIASPHPYPYTTYPPSIIHTMPLGDSEQTSNAASPDDSYQQYQAQQPK
- the LOC126864773 gene encoding protein alan shepard isoform X1; translated protein: MSVRMENVAAPRKLNYKMMGTNGPRPAYVGANNGNAGGAGGGGGGGGGGGGGATGGGIGVGPASGGGGGGGGGGGGGGGGGGHGLKGNTGGGPRGGNPVQYRASSAAAWGAAPPSHAAAAAAAAAAAYPPYTRYPSAAAAAAAGQMPVGAQQLPPTANPYATATYAQHASYGGQRVPTASSPANTNSSSSSATGSRSGTMSTSLSNNAIQGQQAEQLSKTNLYIRGLNQNTTDKDLVNMCSQYGTITSTKAILDKNTNKCKGYGFVDFESPVAAEGAVKALVAKGIQAQMAKVGIWLLPRLPSVRWLCMQQQEQDPTNLYIANLPLSFKENDVEGLLAQYGQVISTRILRDTAGQSKGVGFARMESKEKCEQIIQMFNGKALQGAKDPLLVKFADGGNKKKSLYKSTIWRETGENITLNYDTSGVGQNGVATTHMLPAATLTQYSRHYGQALPGYSVPGTPWVTPYLVQTAPPHMQQVDMMPSADPSNPQYSMIPQLTTQMSTLHLGTGSYIASPHPYPYTTYPPSIIHTMPLGDSEQTSNAASPDDSYQQYQAQQPK
- the LOC126864773 gene encoding protein alan shepard isoform X4, with the protein product MSVRMENVAAPRKLNYKMMGTNGPRPAYVGANNGNAGGAGGGGGGGGGGGGGATGGGIGVGPASGGGGGGGGGGGGGGGGGGHGLKGNTGGGPRGGNPVQYRASSAAAWGAAPPSHAAAAAAAAAAAYPPYTRYPSAAAAAAAGQMPVGAQQLPPTANPYATATYAQHASYGGQRVPTASSPANTNSSSSSATGSRSGTMSTSLSNNAIQGQQAEQLSKTNLYIRGLNQNTTDKDLVNMCSQYGTITSTKAILDKNTNKCKGYGFVDFESPVAAEGAVKALVAKGIQAQMAKVGIWLLPRLPSEQDPTNLYIANLPLSFKENDVEGLLAQYGQVISTRILRDTAGQSKGVGFARMESKEKCEQIIQMFNGKALQGAKDPLLVKFADGGNKKKSLYKSTIWRETGENITLNYDTSGVGQNGVATTHMLPAATLTQYSRHYGQALPGYSVPGTPWVTPYLVQTAPPHMQQVDMMPSADPSNPQYSMIPQLTTQMSTLHLGTGSYIASPHPYPYTTYPPSIIHTMPLGDSEQTSNAASPDDSYQQYQAQQPK
- the LOC126864773 gene encoding protein alan shepard isoform X3; its protein translation is MSVRMENVAAPRKLNYKMMGTNGPRPAYVGANNGNAGGAGGGGGGGGGGGGGATGGGIGVGPASGGGGGGGGGGGGGGGGGGHGLKGNTGGGPRGGNPVQYRASSAAAWGAAPPSHAAAAAAAAAAAYPPYTRYPSAAAAAAAGQMPVGAQQLPPTANPYATATYAQHASYGGQRVPTASSPANTNSSSSSATGSRSGTMSTSLSNNAIQGQQAEQLSKTNLYIRGLNQNTTDKDLVNMCSQYGTITSTKAILDKNTNKCKGYGFVDFESPVAAEGAVKALVAKGIQAQMAKVGIWLLPRLPSQQEQDPTNLYIANLPLSFKENDVEGLLAQYGQVISTRILRDTAGQSKGVGFARMESKEKCEQIIQMFNGKALQGAKDPLLVKFADGGNKKKSLYKSTIWRETGENITLNYDTSGVGQNGVATTHMLPAATLTQYSRHYGQALPGYSVPGTPWVTPYLVQTAPPHMQQVDMMPSADPSNPQYSMIPQLTTQMSTLHLGTGSYIASPHPYPYTTYPPSIIHTMPLGDSEQTSNAASPDDSYQQYQAQQPK
- the LOC126864773 gene encoding protein alan shepard isoform X6, which encodes MSVRMENVAAPRKLNYKMMGTNGPRPAYVGANNGNAGGAGGGGGGGGGGGGGATGGGIGVGPASGGGGGGGGGGGGGGGGGGHGLKGNTGGGPRGGNPVQYRASSAAAWGAAPPSHAAAAAAAAAAAYPPYTRYPSAAAAAAAGQMPVGAQQLPPTANPYATATYAQHASYGGQRVPTASSPANTNSSSSSATGSRSGTMSTSLSNNAIQGQQAEQLSKTNLYIRGLNQNTTDKDLVNMCSQYGTITSTKAILDKNTNKCKGYGFVDFESPVAAEGAVKALVAKGIQAQMAKEQDPTNLYIANLPLSFKENDVEGLLAQYGQVISTRILRDTAGQSKGVGFARMESKEKCEQIIQMFNGKALQGAKDPLLVKFADGGNKKKSLYKSTIWRETGENITLNYDTSGVGQNGVATTHMLPAATLTQYSRHYGQALPGYSVPGTPWVTPYLVQTAPPHMQQVDMMPSADPSNPQYSMIPQLTTQMSTLHLGTGSYIASPHPYPYTTYPPSIIHTMPLGDSEQTSNAASPDDSYQQYQAQQPK
- the LOC126864773 gene encoding protein alan shepard isoform X5 → MSVRMENVAAPRKLNYKMMGTNGPRPAYVGANNGNAGGAGGGGGGGGGGGGGATGGGIGVGPASGGGGGGGGGGGGGGGGGGHGLKGNTGGGPRGGNPVQYRASSAAAWGAAPPSHAAAAAAAAAAAYPPYTRYPSAAAAAAAGQMPVGAQQLPPTANPYATATYAQHASYGGQRVPTASSPANTNSSSSSATGSRSGTMSTSLSNNAIQGQQAEQLSKTNLYIRGLNQNTTDKDLVNMCSQYGTITSTKAILDKNTNKCKGYGFVDFESPVAAEGAVKALVAKGIQAQMAKQQEQDPTNLYIANLPLSFKENDVEGLLAQYGQVISTRILRDTAGQSKGVGFARMESKEKCEQIIQMFNGKALQGAKDPLLVKFADGGNKKKSLYKSTIWRETGENITLNYDTSGVGQNGVATTHMLPAATLTQYSRHYGQALPGYSVPGTPWVTPYLVQTAPPHMQQVDMMPSADPSNPQYSMIPQLTTQMSTLHLGTGSYIASPHPYPYTTYPPSIIHTMPLGDSEQTSNAASPDDSYQQYQAQQPK